From Amycolatopsis sp. YIM 10, the proteins below share one genomic window:
- a CDS encoding MaoC/PaaZ C-terminal domain-containing protein, whose translation MPIDPAVAIGAELGEEQFSWTASEVQLYHLALGAGADPVDPRELRYVLEDDLRVLPTFATVAASFHWTEPPAVAFPGVSIDLSKVVHGTQEVVAHRPLPVAGKATSRTKVVDVLDKGKAAVIIRETVTLDEHGSPLWTARSSIFAKGEGGFGGHRGRSAKVPAPGREPDLVVDTATLPQQALLYRLCGDRNPLHADPAFAARAGFDRPILHGLCTYGIVAKAVTDAVLDGDPAAVGSWSAKFAGVVFPGETLRTSIWREDSRFVVVATVPERDDAVVLSEGVLNATT comes from the coding sequence ATGCCCATCGACCCGGCTGTCGCGATCGGCGCGGAACTCGGCGAGGAGCAGTTCTCCTGGACCGCGTCCGAAGTCCAGCTCTACCACCTCGCACTCGGCGCGGGCGCCGATCCGGTCGATCCGCGTGAACTGCGGTACGTGCTGGAGGACGATCTGCGGGTGCTGCCCACCTTCGCCACGGTGGCCGCCTCGTTCCACTGGACCGAGCCGCCGGCCGTGGCCTTCCCCGGCGTGTCGATCGACCTGAGCAAGGTGGTGCACGGCACCCAGGAGGTCGTCGCGCACCGCCCGCTGCCGGTGGCTGGCAAGGCCACCTCGCGGACGAAGGTGGTCGACGTGCTGGACAAGGGCAAGGCCGCGGTGATCATCCGCGAGACGGTCACCCTGGACGAGCACGGCAGTCCGTTGTGGACGGCCCGGTCGAGCATCTTCGCCAAGGGCGAGGGCGGTTTCGGCGGGCACCGGGGCCGTTCGGCGAAGGTACCGGCACCGGGCCGCGAGCCGGATCTTGTTGTCGACACGGCGACTCTGCCGCAGCAGGCGCTGCTCTACCGGCTCTGCGGTGACCGCAACCCGCTGCACGCCGATCCCGCGTTCGCCGCCCGCGCCGGGTTCGACCGGCCGATCCTGCACGGCCTGTGCACCTACGGGATCGTGGCGAAGGCGGTCACCGACGCCGTGCTCGACGGCGACCCGGCGGCCGTCGGCTCGTGGTCGGCGAAGTTCGCCGGGGTGGTGTTCCCCGGCGAAACCCTGCGCACCTCGATCTGGCGTGAAGACAGCCGGTTCGTCGTGGTGGCCACGGTGCCCGAGCGCGACGACGCGGTGGTGCTCTCGGAAGGCGTGCTGAACGCTACGACGTGA
- a CDS encoding lipid-transfer protein has translation MTFSRTTAIAGIGATEFSKDSGRSELRLAAECVRAAVADAGLNLSDVDGLVSFTMDGNSEISVARELGIGELTFFSRIHYGGGAAAATVQQAALAVATGVAEVVVAYRAFNERSGHRFGQVSAGAAQQVNSSGVDNSFHYPVGIATPAATVAMLARRYQHEYGATSEDFGRVAVVDRKHAATNPHAWFHGKPITLEQHQSSRWIAEPLRLLDCCQESDGGVALVITSAERARDLPHLPALIAAAAQGSGTDQYVMTSYYRDDLAALPEMGVVARQLWAQSGLSPSDMDVGVLYDHFTPYVLMQLEQLGFCGRGEAKDFIADGHLELDGSLPLNPHGGQLGEAYIHGMNGIAEGVRQLRGTAANQVGGAERVLVTAGTGVPTSGLVLTS, from the coding sequence GTGACGTTCTCGCGAACCACCGCCATCGCCGGGATCGGCGCCACCGAGTTCTCCAAGGACTCCGGCCGCAGCGAACTGCGGCTGGCGGCCGAGTGCGTGCGCGCCGCGGTCGCCGACGCCGGGCTCAACCTGTCCGATGTGGACGGACTGGTCAGCTTCACCATGGACGGCAACAGCGAGATCTCGGTGGCCAGGGAACTGGGCATCGGCGAGCTGACCTTCTTCAGCCGGATCCACTACGGCGGCGGTGCCGCGGCGGCGACCGTGCAGCAGGCGGCGCTGGCGGTGGCCACCGGCGTGGCCGAGGTCGTGGTGGCCTACCGGGCGTTCAACGAGCGCTCGGGGCACCGCTTCGGCCAGGTGTCCGCGGGGGCCGCGCAGCAGGTGAACTCCTCCGGGGTGGACAACAGCTTCCACTACCCGGTGGGCATCGCCACGCCCGCCGCGACGGTGGCCATGCTGGCCAGGCGCTACCAGCACGAGTACGGCGCCACCAGCGAGGACTTCGGCCGGGTCGCGGTGGTGGACCGCAAGCACGCGGCGACCAATCCGCACGCCTGGTTCCACGGCAAGCCGATCACCCTGGAACAGCACCAGTCCTCCCGCTGGATCGCCGAACCGCTGCGGTTGCTGGACTGCTGCCAGGAAAGCGACGGCGGGGTGGCACTGGTGATCACCAGCGCCGAGCGCGCCCGCGACCTGCCGCACCTGCCCGCGTTGATCGCCGCGGCCGCCCAGGGCAGCGGGACCGATCAGTACGTGATGACCAGCTACTACCGCGACGACCTCGCCGCACTGCCGGAAATGGGCGTGGTGGCGCGGCAGCTGTGGGCGCAGTCCGGCCTGTCACCGTCCGATATGGACGTCGGCGTGCTCTACGACCACTTCACCCCGTACGTGCTGATGCAGTTGGAACAGCTGGGTTTCTGCGGCCGAGGTGAGGCGAAGGACTTCATCGCCGACGGCCACCTGGAACTGGACGGCTCGCTCCCGCTGAACCCGCACGGCGGGCAGCTCGGCGAGGCCTACATCCACGGGATGAACGGCATCGCCGAGGGCGTGCGCCAGCTGCGCGGCACGGCGGCCAACCAGGTCGGCGGCGCCGAGCGCGTGCTGGTCACGGCGGGCACCGGGGTGCCGACCAGCGGCCTCGTGCTCACGTCGTAG
- a CDS encoding bifunctional MaoC family dehydratase N-terminal/OB-fold nucleic acid binding domain-containing protein, translating into MDIEAAAERIAAGGESARRLARDPVNQAMVNNWVEAIGDTNPVYVDQEFAGKSVHGGVVAPPAMAQVWTMGGLHGKRAADDPLGAMMSVLDEAGFTSVVATNSDQTYHRYLRPGEHVAATTQLEEVKGPKQTALGEGWFVTTRTNWYVGEELVADMVFRVLKFRPREQRPKVVDAPGAAVLRPVISPDTAFFWEGTKAGELRIQRWGDVLRHPPGPMPPDGDLGAVPDYQVACGRGTVYSYVVHHHPPVPGKELPFVVALVELEEGVRVLGELLDAKPDEVHIGLKVETAFLRIDDELTLPAWRVAR; encoded by the coding sequence GTGGACATCGAGGCGGCGGCCGAGCGCATCGCGGCGGGCGGGGAGTCGGCCCGGCGGTTGGCCCGCGACCCGGTGAACCAGGCCATGGTGAACAACTGGGTCGAGGCCATCGGCGACACGAACCCGGTGTACGTGGACCAGGAGTTCGCCGGGAAGTCGGTGCACGGCGGGGTGGTGGCACCACCGGCGATGGCGCAGGTGTGGACGATGGGCGGCCTGCACGGCAAGCGCGCCGCCGACGACCCGCTGGGCGCGATGATGTCCGTTCTGGACGAAGCTGGCTTCACCTCGGTGGTGGCGACCAACTCCGACCAGACCTACCACCGCTACCTGCGTCCCGGTGAGCACGTCGCGGCCACCACACAACTCGAAGAGGTCAAGGGGCCGAAGCAGACCGCGCTGGGTGAGGGCTGGTTCGTCACCACCAGGACGAACTGGTACGTGGGCGAGGAACTGGTGGCGGACATGGTGTTCCGCGTGCTCAAGTTCCGCCCGCGCGAGCAGCGCCCGAAGGTCGTCGACGCGCCGGGTGCCGCCGTGCTGCGGCCGGTGATCAGCCCGGACACGGCGTTCTTCTGGGAGGGTACGAAGGCGGGTGAGCTGCGCATCCAGCGCTGGGGCGACGTGCTCCGCCACCCGCCGGGGCCGATGCCACCGGACGGCGATCTCGGCGCCGTGCCGGACTACCAGGTCGCCTGCGGGCGCGGCACGGTCTACAGCTACGTGGTGCACCACCACCCGCCCGTGCCGGGCAAGGAGTTGCCGTTCGTGGTCGCCCTCGTGGAACTGGAGGAAGGCGTGCGGGTGCTCGGTGAACTGCTGGACGCGAAACCCGATGAAGTCCACATCGGACTGAAGGTCGAGACGGCGTTCCTCCGGATCGACGACGAACTCACGCTGCCCGCCTGGCGGGTGGCCCGGTGA
- a CDS encoding acyl dehydratase: protein MTPTFVISTAIATRDFQDVHHDRDAAITRGSKDIFANILTDNGLVQRFVSEWAGPEALIRSIGIRLGVPCYAYDTLVLSGRVSEQEGDEVVVEVTGRGALGEHLSGTVRVVLPGGGA, encoded by the coding sequence ATGACGCCGACCTTCGTGATCAGCACGGCCATCGCCACCCGCGACTTCCAGGACGTGCACCACGACCGGGACGCGGCGATCACCCGCGGCTCGAAGGACATCTTCGCCAACATCCTCACCGACAACGGGCTGGTGCAGCGGTTCGTCTCGGAGTGGGCCGGGCCGGAGGCGCTGATCCGCTCGATCGGCATCCGCCTCGGTGTGCCGTGTTACGCCTACGACACGCTCGTGCTCTCCGGCCGGGTGTCCGAACAGGAGGGTGACGAGGTGGTCGTCGAGGTGACCGGACGCGGGGCGCTGGGTGAGCACCTCAGCGGCACCGTGCGGGTCGTGCTGCCGGGAGGTGGCGCGTGA
- a CDS encoding acyl-CoA dehydrogenase family protein codes for MHLELTAEQQQLRDELRAYFAGLVSPEERRAMVRERHGKVFREIVRRMGRDRWLGVGWPKEYGGRGFGELEQHIFADEAARAEVQLPSVTLQTVGPTLQAFGTEEQKEFFLPKILDGELHFAIGYTEPEAGTDLASLRTTAVREGDEYVVNGQKIFTTGGHDADYIWLAVRTDPDAPKHKGISILIVDTSDPGYSWTPIITCDGAHHTNATYFSDVRVPVNRLVGQENAGWRLITTQLNHERVMLGPAGRIGGLYDRVRAWAAANSLLDLPDVRAVLAETRAVTRVNELLNWQVASVAKPSGVDIADASATKVLGSERVQRIGRLCEEIVGRHGDLADPETAELAELLDRLAKRNLVLTFGGGVNEVQRELIATAGLGLPRVPR; via the coding sequence ATGCACCTCGAACTCACCGCGGAGCAGCAACAGCTCCGCGACGAACTGCGGGCGTACTTCGCCGGCCTGGTCTCTCCGGAGGAACGCCGGGCGATGGTGCGCGAGCGCCACGGCAAGGTGTTCCGGGAGATCGTGCGGCGCATGGGCCGGGACCGCTGGCTCGGCGTCGGCTGGCCGAAGGAGTACGGCGGACGCGGGTTCGGCGAGCTGGAGCAGCACATCTTCGCCGACGAGGCGGCGCGGGCCGAGGTGCAGCTGCCCTCGGTGACGCTGCAGACCGTCGGCCCCACCCTGCAGGCGTTCGGCACCGAGGAGCAGAAGGAGTTCTTCCTGCCGAAGATCCTCGACGGCGAGCTGCACTTCGCGATCGGGTACACCGAACCGGAAGCGGGCACCGACCTGGCCTCGTTGCGCACCACCGCGGTCCGCGAAGGCGACGAGTACGTAGTCAACGGCCAGAAGATCTTCACAACCGGCGGCCACGACGCCGACTACATCTGGCTTGCCGTGCGCACCGATCCGGACGCGCCCAAGCACAAGGGCATCTCGATCCTGATCGTCGACACCAGCGACCCCGGCTACAGCTGGACGCCGATCATTACCTGCGACGGCGCCCACCACACCAACGCCACCTACTTCTCCGACGTGCGCGTACCGGTGAACCGGTTGGTGGGCCAGGAGAACGCGGGCTGGCGGCTGATCACCACGCAGCTCAACCACGAGCGCGTGATGCTCGGCCCGGCCGGGCGCATCGGCGGCCTGTACGACCGCGTGCGGGCGTGGGCGGCGGCGAACTCGTTGCTGGACCTGCCCGACGTGCGGGCCGTGCTGGCCGAGACCCGCGCGGTGACCAGGGTGAACGAACTGCTCAACTGGCAGGTGGCCTCGGTGGCCAAACCGTCCGGTGTGGACATAGCGGACGCCTCGGCGACCAAGGTGCTCGGTTCGGAGCGCGTGCAGCGGATCGGCAGGCTGTGCGAGGAGATCGTCGGGCGGCACGGGGATCTCGCCGATCCGGAGACCGCCGAACTGGCCGAACTGCTCGACCGGCTGGCCAAGCGCAACCTGGTGCTGACCTTCGGCGGTGGCGTCAACGAGGTCCAGCGCGAGCTGATCGCCACGGCCGGGCTCGGCCTGCCGAGGGTGCCGCGATGA